One region of Skermanella mucosa genomic DNA includes:
- a CDS encoding ABC transporter ATP-binding protein, which translates to MSQDIELDHVTMRFGALTAVSDVHLTIPAGEFFSFLGPSGCGKTTILRMISGFMEPTSGAIRIGGRDMAGIGPNKRPTALIFQNLALFPLMTVAENIGFGLEVRGVASADRRRRVQQLLDLVALPDTADKKVTELSGGQRQRIAIARALAVEPAVLLLDEPLSALDLKLRQHMRSELREIQKRTGVTFIYITHDQGEAMTMSDRIGVMSRGVLQQVGDGRAIYDDPASAFVASFVGESNRFTGRVMAAAGGRAAIETPAGKLIGRNPRDLREGDQAILFVRPERVRADDGTAENNLIRTRVSHQDFEGAFVNIFLEPVQERPILFQTANTGGGNHAWRPGAEAAVSFRPEDAVVLPPSDDAA; encoded by the coding sequence ATGAGCCAGGATATCGAACTCGACCACGTCACCATGCGCTTCGGCGCGCTGACGGCGGTCTCCGACGTGCACCTGACCATTCCGGCAGGAGAATTCTTCAGCTTCCTGGGGCCTTCGGGCTGCGGCAAGACCACCATCCTGCGGATGATCTCCGGTTTCATGGAACCGACGTCCGGGGCGATCCGGATCGGCGGCCGGGACATGGCCGGCATCGGCCCGAACAAGCGGCCGACCGCGCTGATCTTCCAGAACTTGGCACTGTTCCCGCTGATGACGGTGGCGGAGAACATCGGCTTCGGGCTGGAGGTGCGGGGCGTCGCCTCCGCCGACCGCCGGCGCCGCGTTCAGCAACTGCTCGACCTCGTGGCCCTGCCGGACACGGCGGACAAGAAGGTGACCGAACTGTCCGGCGGCCAGCGCCAGCGCATCGCGATCGCCCGGGCGCTCGCGGTGGAGCCGGCGGTACTGCTTCTGGACGAGCCGCTGTCCGCCCTGGACCTGAAGCTGCGCCAGCACATGCGCTCGGAACTGCGCGAGATCCAGAAGCGGACCGGGGTCACGTTCATCTACATCACCCACGACCAGGGTGAAGCCATGACCATGTCCGACCGGATCGGCGTGATGTCGCGCGGCGTGCTCCAGCAGGTCGGCGACGGGCGGGCCATCTACGACGACCCGGCCAGCGCCTTCGTTGCCAGCTTCGTCGGGGAGAGCAACCGCTTCACCGGGCGGGTCATGGCGGCGGCCGGCGGCCGGGCCGCGATCGAGACTCCGGCCGGCAAGCTGATCGGGCGCAACCCACGCGACCTGCGCGAAGGCGACCAGGCCATCCTGTTCGTCCGGCCGGAACGGGTCCGCGCCGACGACGGCACGGCGGAGAACAACCTGATCCGCACCCGGGTCAGCCACCAGGACTTCGAGGGCGCCTTCGTCAACATCTTCCTGGAACCGGTGCAGGAACGCCCGATCCTGTTCCAGACCGCCAATACCGGCGGCGGCAACCACGCGTGGCGGCCCGGCGCGGAGGCCGCAGTCAGCTTCCGGCCGGAGGACGCCGTCGTCCTGCCGCCGTCCGACGACGCCGCATGA
- a CDS encoding extracellular solute-binding protein, whose product MTDSAEKLSSQATQRAARAFTRRTLLKGAAAAGALSAAGPFIVRNARAASGEVKLFAWSGYISPEMITDFEKKTGIKAVLTEYGTNDELLNQLRASGGAGFDVIMPTVDRVPNYVEYELVQPLDESKVNFDGCIDSAVKGSAGMGGVIGGKRYLAPSDWGTEAIAFDNTVAKLQYGQASYGDLWKPEYKGQVTVRGHSSLIGIALWLESQGKLPHPVRQQFTEEAKARANFDAIIKVATENKPSVGQFWSNENEAQGAFRTNGCVIGQTWDSSAATLRKENLPIRFIAPKEGALAWMEGFCITKGAQNLAQAYEWINWYYTPQAGALYSNHTSINTTSKGAEQYLSDFNKQFFADAYPADALDKLWWWPIQEAWYVSIRNEYQDRFLAA is encoded by the coding sequence ATGACTGACTCAGCGGAAAAACTGTCCAGCCAGGCGACGCAGCGTGCCGCCCGGGCCTTCACCCGCCGCACCCTGCTGAAAGGTGCCGCCGCGGCGGGCGCCCTGTCCGCGGCCGGCCCCTTCATCGTGCGCAATGCCCGCGCCGCCTCGGGCGAGGTCAAGCTGTTCGCTTGGTCCGGTTATATCTCCCCCGAAATGATCACCGACTTCGAAAAGAAGACCGGCATCAAGGCGGTCCTGACCGAGTACGGCACCAACGACGAGCTGCTGAACCAGCTTCGCGCCTCTGGCGGAGCCGGTTTCGACGTCATCATGCCGACCGTCGACCGCGTGCCGAACTATGTGGAGTACGAGCTGGTCCAGCCGCTCGACGAGTCCAAGGTCAATTTCGACGGCTGCATCGACTCGGCGGTCAAGGGTTCCGCCGGCATGGGCGGCGTGATCGGCGGCAAGCGCTACCTGGCGCCCAGCGACTGGGGCACCGAGGCGATCGCCTTCGACAACACCGTCGCCAAGCTCCAGTACGGCCAGGCCAGCTACGGCGACCTGTGGAAGCCGGAATACAAGGGCCAGGTCACCGTGCGCGGCCATTCCAGCCTGATCGGCATCGCGCTGTGGCTGGAATCCCAGGGCAAGCTGCCCCATCCGGTGCGCCAGCAGTTCACGGAGGAGGCGAAGGCCCGGGCTAACTTCGACGCCATCATCAAGGTCGCGACCGAGAACAAGCCGTCGGTCGGCCAGTTCTGGTCCAACGAGAACGAGGCCCAGGGTGCCTTCCGCACCAATGGCTGCGTGATCGGCCAGACCTGGGACAGTTCGGCGGCGACTCTCCGCAAGGAGAACCTGCCGATCCGCTTCATCGCGCCCAAGGAAGGGGCGCTCGCCTGGATGGAAGGCTTCTGCATCACCAAGGGGGCGCAGAACCTGGCGCAGGCCTACGAGTGGATCAACTGGTACTATACGCCGCAGGCCGGCGCGCTCTATTCCAACCACACCAGCATCAACACGACCTCCAAGGGCGCGGAGCAGTATCTCAGCGACTTCAACAAGCAGTTCTTCGCCGACGCCTATCCGGCAGACGCGCTGGACAAGCTGTGGTGGTGGCCGATCCAGGAGGCGTGGTACGTCTCCATCCGCAACGAGTACCAGGACCGCTTCCTGGCGGCGTAA
- a CDS encoding alkaline phosphatase family protein gives MSGRPSRNVLLILADQWRGDCLSALGHACVRTPHLDALAAEGTLFRRHFGQASPCGPARASLLTGMYLQNHRSVANGTPLDARHTNLALEARRLGHAPALFGYTDTSPDPRRHDPADPALRSYEGVMPGFDPACLLTEAIEPWAEHLRAKSYPVPEQAREIYRTAEPFGPAVYREEDSDTAFLADRVIAWLEGRGRQPWFALAAFIRPHPPWVAPDPYHRLIDPAATPPAVRAPDWRTEADGHPWLAWHLARQRTDCWVEGADLDPRTLDAGTLARLRATYYGLVAEFDAQVGRMVSLLRETGALDDTLVIVTSDHGEMLGDHWMLGKAGYFDEAYHVPLIVRDPDRSGGGTVDAFTEHVDLMPTVIDWLGGTPPAQCDGRSLLPLLGGSPVPEDWRRHAHWEFDFRDVARGEAERALGLRPGQCVLNVLRGERYKYVHFAGLPPLFFDLDADPGQFRNLADDPAHTALVRDHAQALLSWRMENDERVLANMLLTPDGVVGG, from the coding sequence ATGAGCGGCCGCCCTTCCCGCAACGTGCTCCTGATCCTGGCCGACCAATGGCGCGGCGACTGCCTGTCGGCCCTCGGCCATGCCTGCGTGCGCACGCCGCACCTGGACGCCCTCGCCGCCGAGGGGACGCTGTTCCGCCGCCATTTCGGACAGGCGAGCCCCTGCGGGCCGGCGCGCGCGTCCCTGCTGACGGGGATGTATCTCCAGAACCACCGATCCGTCGCCAACGGCACCCCGCTGGACGCCCGGCACACCAACCTGGCGCTGGAGGCGCGCCGACTCGGCCATGCTCCCGCCCTCTTCGGCTATACCGACACCTCGCCCGACCCGCGCCGCCACGATCCGGCCGACCCGGCGTTGCGCAGCTACGAGGGCGTGATGCCGGGCTTCGACCCGGCCTGCCTTCTGACCGAAGCGATCGAACCCTGGGCCGAGCACCTGCGGGCGAAGAGTTATCCGGTGCCGGAGCAGGCCCGGGAGATCTACCGCACCGCCGAGCCCTTCGGACCGGCCGTCTACCGGGAGGAGGACAGCGATACCGCCTTCCTCGCCGACCGCGTGATCGCCTGGCTGGAGGGGCGCGGCCGTCAGCCCTGGTTCGCCCTAGCCGCCTTCATCAGGCCGCATCCACCCTGGGTAGCGCCCGATCCCTATCACCGCCTGATCGATCCCGCCGCGACGCCGCCGGCGGTGCGCGCGCCGGACTGGCGGACGGAGGCGGATGGGCATCCCTGGCTCGCTTGGCACCTCGCCCGCCAGCGGACCGACTGCTGGGTGGAGGGAGCGGACCTGGACCCTCGCACCCTGGATGCCGGCACCCTGGCCCGGCTGCGCGCGACCTATTACGGGCTGGTCGCCGAGTTCGACGCCCAGGTCGGCCGGATGGTGTCACTGCTGAGGGAGACCGGCGCGCTGGACGACACGCTGGTGATCGTCACGTCCGACCATGGCGAGATGCTGGGCGACCATTGGATGCTGGGCAAGGCCGGCTACTTCGACGAGGCCTACCATGTCCCGCTGATCGTTCGGGACCCGGATCGATCCGGCGGCGGCACGGTGGATGCCTTCACCGAGCATGTGGACCTGATGCCGACCGTCATCGACTGGCTGGGCGGCACCCCGCCGGCCCAGTGCGACGGCCGCTCGCTGCTGCCGCTGCTGGGCGGATCGCCCGTTCCGGAGGATTGGCGCCGTCATGCCCATTGGGAGTTCGACTTCCGCGACGTGGCCCGGGGCGAGGCGGAACGGGCGCTGGGGCTGCGTCCCGGCCAGTGCGTGCTCAACGTGCTGCGCGGCGAGCGCTACAAGTATGTCCATTTCGCCGGCCTGCCGCCGCTGTTCTTCGACCTGGATGCCGACCCCGGGCAATTCCGGAACCTCGCCGACGATCCCGCCCATACGGCCCTGGTCCGCGACCATGCCCAGGCGCTGCTGTCCTGGCGGATGGAGAATGACGAGCGGGTACTGGCGAACATGCTGCTGACCCCGGATGGGGTGGTGGGCGGATGA
- a CDS encoding TRAP transporter substrate-binding protein: protein MKRIVLNALGPLVGALLAGGVFSLPAAAQTELKFGHVGAPGSLFDQSANEFAKRANEKLGDKAKVVVFGSSQLGTDEQMLQKLRLGTIDFALPSTVMSTVSDVFGLFEMPYLVKDREHMKRIADDVFWPSLAPAAEKQGYKIIGLWENGFRHVTTNTRPVETPDDLKGIKLRVPGGKWRVRMFQSYGANPSPMAFSELFVALQTGVMDGQENPLTQIHSSKLQEVQKFLSMTGHVYTPAYVTVGSRKWASLPADVRQVLEETARETQAFVYETAARMDEELETKLRDEGMQVNEVDKDAFVKASEPIYRDFSDEVPAAKTMVEKAVELGKSS from the coding sequence ATGAAGCGCATTGTCCTGAACGCATTGGGGCCGCTGGTCGGCGCGCTGCTGGCCGGAGGGGTGTTTTCGCTGCCGGCGGCGGCACAGACCGAGCTGAAGTTCGGTCATGTCGGGGCGCCGGGATCGCTGTTCGACCAGTCGGCCAACGAATTCGCCAAGCGGGCCAACGAGAAGCTGGGCGACAAGGCCAAGGTGGTCGTGTTCGGGTCCAGCCAGCTCGGCACCGACGAGCAGATGCTGCAGAAGCTGCGGCTGGGAACCATCGACTTCGCCCTGCCCTCCACCGTGATGTCGACGGTGTCGGACGTCTTCGGGCTGTTCGAGATGCCATACCTGGTCAAAGACCGGGAGCACATGAAGCGGATCGCCGACGACGTGTTCTGGCCGTCGCTGGCTCCGGCGGCCGAGAAGCAGGGCTACAAGATCATCGGCCTGTGGGAGAACGGGTTCCGCCACGTCACCACCAACACCCGCCCGGTCGAGACGCCGGACGACCTGAAGGGCATCAAGCTGCGCGTGCCGGGCGGCAAGTGGCGGGTGCGGATGTTCCAGAGCTATGGCGCGAACCCCAGCCCGATGGCGTTCTCGGAACTGTTCGTGGCGTTGCAGACGGGCGTGATGGATGGGCAGGAGAACCCGCTGACGCAGATCCACAGCTCCAAGCTCCAGGAAGTCCAGAAGTTCCTGTCCATGACCGGGCACGTCTATACCCCCGCCTACGTGACCGTGGGCAGCCGCAAATGGGCCAGCCTGCCGGCCGACGTGCGGCAGGTCCTGGAGGAAACGGCGCGGGAAACGCAGGCCTTCGTCTATGAGACGGCGGCGCGCATGGACGAGGAGTTGGAGACCAAGCTGCGCGACGAGGGCATGCAGGTGAACGAGGTGGACAAGGACGCCTTCGTCAAGGCCAGCGAGCCGATCTACCGCGACTTCTCCGACGAGGTCCCGGCCGCCAAGACCATGGTGGAGAAGGCCGTCGAACTCGGCAAGTCTTCGTGA